GTGGGTGTGAATTTTAAATGAATATGTTTGCCTAGTAAGCCGCGGATTTCGTGTCTATGGTTAATTAAAAATGCTAAACCTTCTTTTGATTTATCAAAAGGAAGGATACTCACAAAAGCAGAAGCAGTTTTTAGATCAGAGCCACACTTGACCAGTGATACAGTTATTAATAAATCAAAAGGGGTCTCTATTTTTTGCGAAATTATTTCGCCTAGAGCTTTTTGTAACATTGCATTAACTTGTAGCATTCTGTCCATAATATTTTTAAATCCTAACTCCTAAACTTTAAATTCTAAACAATTTTTAATTACAAATTTTTAAATTTTAATAATTTGAGTTTGTTTAGGGTTTATATATTAGGTTTTAGAACTTATCGTTCATTAAGAGTTAAGCTTATTCTATTATAGCAGATTTGTCAATCCTGTCATTCTATAAGATGGGGTATCTTGACATGGTCGAGTTATAGTGTTATACTCTGGTGAATGGTGTTTTGGTTCATTTTAGTTACTCAGCAAGGAGGAAAGCATGAGTAGACTGAGAGTAGTTCTGGTTGGTCTTCTGTCTCTGGTAGTACTACTGGCTGGAACAACGAGTTCGCAGGCCAAGGATCGAAATGAAAAACTGAAGGATGCTGTTCCGGTGATTGCCGTGGCCTGGGAAAACGCCCAGCCACAGTATGAGCATGAACTTCAGGTTGTGTTCATGTATTACAATGTGGAAATGACATTGGCTGAAGTTTTCAGTCATGCCAGATTCATGGTTCCTAACAGGACGAATGAACTGGGCTGTCTGGTCTATGAGGATTCAGGTTTTGTGCCTTTCAGTCGGGTTGTGGTTTGTCCAAAGGACAAGCGAGTGATTGTGCAGGATGATCTGAGTGCTGGAGCAAGTTTGAGCTTCGCTACCAAGTTGAGACCTTACTATCTGCCTCACCTTCTTGGCGCGTTGTATGACATCGACACAAGCAGGATTGTTGATTGCGAAGGCAACGCAGAAAAATGTTCTTCATTGATGAAGAGTGAATAAGTAAACCTAAGAGTTAATCAAATCATATTTGGTTGACTCTTTTTTTTTGTAAATTTAGCCAATGTCTGGCAAGGTTTATTGACAAAATATAAAAAATGTGCTATAGTGTCTTTGTTACGTGGCTCCAGCTTGGCTTACCCCCAAGTTGGTTGGTTCTTTCACACCGGAGGCGCAAGATGCGTCGTGTCTCATTTTTGGTAATTGTAGTGATAGCAGTTTTGTTTAACGCTCAGGCAATGGCCTGGGAGAAGTTTGAAGATGAGCAGATCAACACTGAAGAGCAATTAATGCTCATGGTTGATTACTCCAAGCCGATTCCTGCGCTGACCGTTCTCCAAGTCAAGGTTGAAAAACAAACCAAGACAATTAGAAAGGAGAATGGGGCAACCTGCGAGCAAGAGGTTTCTCGTAAGAATGTGTATGGCCGTCGAGTCATGCCCGAACTTACGCCAGAAGGAGAGCAGATAGTAATTTATCTGCAGCCGATTCCTGAGTTGGACTGGATTGTAGTCAAGCCTCAGGAGCAGAAAGCAATGGCTGTAGTTTTACTACCTGGTTCTCGCACCGCCTACTATCCTTTCAAGTTAGTCAAAGAACTTAAGGATGGCAGCAAGCTTTATTCTTTGTCCATTGACACGGTTGTGCAATGCGACGCTGAAGGTAAGTGTCAAACCGAAGAAAAGAAATAGAAAGGAGAAGGTTATGATTCTTGATTCATTTTGTGCAGCCGCGGTTTCGCTTTTGGCTTTGTTCTTGATTATGGTGGGTTGCCTGGCAACTGCCAGTGGTGCAGTGCAGGCGTTTGTAGCCCTGTTTGCCACCAAGGTAATTCTGGGCAAGGTAGCATTCTTTCTCGGGATGTCGATTCTGGGAGTTGCTGCCTTTGTAACAGGGCTCAAGCTGGATAACCTATCGGTAGATTAGTTTTTATCTCAACCAAAGAGCTGACTTCTCATACGAAGTCAGCTCTTTTCTTTTAAAAAGATTGAAAAATTATTAAATTAAGTGTATGTTTAGGATATGAAATCTTTAATTAAAAAATTTATTCCTAAAAACCTATTAAGTTGGTATCACAAAGGTCTGGCCCTGTTGTCAGCTTTAGTTTATGGTTATCCAAGTAATAAGATGACTGTGATTGGCGTAACTGGAACGAATGGCAAGTCGACTACTGTAGCTTTAATTTCCAAAGTGTTAGAAATTGGTGGTTTTAAAGTTGGTGCAACCTCAACTGTAGGTTTCAAAATTGCGGATAAGGAATGGTTGAATGATAAAAAAATGACCATGCTGGGTCGGTTCAAGTTACAAAGTCTTTTACATGAAATGGTTAAAGCTGGCTGTCAGTATGCAGTGATTGAAGTTTCGTCTGAGGGAATTAAACAGTCCCGACATTTAGGGATTAATTTTGATTATGCGATATTCACAAATTTAACTCCGGAACATTTAGAGTCGCATGGTGGATTTGAGAATTATAGGCGAGCTAAGGGCGAGCTTTTTGAACATTTGACACGCAAAAAAAGAAAAAAAGAAAAAAAGAAAAAAATATCAATTGTAAACCTTGATGATAAGCACGCAGAATTTTTTATGAAATTTAAGGCAGACAAAAAATTTGGTTTTTCAATAAAAAATAAAAATGCTGACTTGGTTGCTGAAAATATTCAGGTTACTACCAGTGGAACTTCGTTTCAAGTTAAGGATGTTCAAATCAATCTAAAATTAATTGGCGCTTTTAATGTTGAAAACGCTCTGCCAGCTATTGCTATTGCTCAGCAAGAAGGTATTAAGTTAGAAAAAATAAAACAGGGATTAGAGTCTGTTCAGGTTGTTCCTGGTCGAATGGAATCAATTGACGAGGGACAAAACTTTTCAGTGATAGTTGATTATGCCCCAGAGCCTGCTTCAATGGGGAAGCTTTATATAACGATTGACGTACTTCGGCAAGCTCAGCATGACAATCGTGTTATTCACGTGTTAGGATCTTGTGGGGGTGGTCGAGATAAAGCGCGTCGACCGATTCTTGGAAAGATGGCTGGGGAAAAAGCTGACATCGTAATTATTACAAACGAAGATCCTTATGATGATGATCCAATGCAGATTATTAACGATGTTGCAGTTGGTTCTATTGAAGCAGGAAAAATTATAGATAAAGATTTATTTAAAATATTAGATCGCAAACAAGCGATTGAAAAAGCTCTTTCTATGGCAAAAGAAAATGATCTGGTTTTAGTGACCGGTAAAGGTTCTGAACAGCGTATGGCAGTTGCAGGTGGGAAATATGTGGAGTGGGATGATCGTGCCGTGATACGTAAAATATTGCATTCAAATTGAATCTTACTATAGGTTCATTGAAAAGAGGATAGAATGATTGAGTTAGACCCTACACTTATTAAGCCTAGATACGCTTGTCCATTTTTTGGTTTTGCCCGTAGTGGCGGTAGGTTGGTGGTTAAGCATGGTGATTGCTGTTGTTTGCAAAATGGGCGTGTTTGTACTTTGAAAATTACAGGGAGGAAGCCAGATTGGGAAGATTGTGGATCTAATTGTAATGAAAATTTTGAGAAAGTGGCAAGTCTTGCTAGGTTCTGTCGAATTTTTCCAAGTGAGTTTGCTCCACAACAAGTGGATGATAGGAAAAACTGGACAGGGATTTCTCTGAAGGTGTGGGTTGAATATGTAATGGGTGAAAATGTACCAAGACCGTAACATGAATCATTCCAAAATCTATCACAAAGGCTTCTGTTAAAACAGAGGCTTTTTTTATTTAATTTTACACAAAATGTTATCCACAAAAATGTTCTATTGACAGGTACATGATAATTTGATAGTCTATTTATAACTAATCTTCATTAACCCTCAGGAAGACTTAGTCTTGCGATTGGAGAGTCGGGGACTTTAGGTTTTCACTAAACTACATGCTAGAGGGCTTAGATTTCCACAATTTGATAAATTAATAACAATAATCCCCGTTCCGTCCCGGGAGGGGGAGTGTTTTTTATGTCTAAAAATATTGAACCAAGAAAGTACTTTTCTGACTTTTACAAATTCGACTTACCGGATTTGATTGAAATTCAAAAAAATTCCTACGATTGGTTTATGCAACAAGGTCTACGTGAACTGTTGCATGAGCTTTCACCGATCATTGATATTTCAGATAAAGGCCTGCAATTATCATTTGATGACTATTATCTAGATGAGCCAAAGTTTGATGAAGTAACCTGCAAGGAAAAAAATGTTACTTATGAGGCACCACTTAGAGTTAAGGTTTCTTTGCATAATACAAAGACCAAGAAAAAGGATGCACAAGAAATATTTTTAGGTGACTTCCCTCTAATGACAGATAGAGGAACTTTCATTGTAAATGGAATTGAAAGAGTGGTTGTTTCTCAGATTATCCGTTCTGCTGGTGTGTTTTTTACTTCAAATTTTGTTCGTGAGAAAAACCGAGTTTTTTATGGAGCTAAGATCATCCCAAATCGTGGAGCATGGTTGGAGTTTGAAACTGATGCTAATAATGTAGTTTGGGTAAAGATTGATCGTAAAAGAAAAGTTGCTGCCACTTCATTATTACGTGCTTTTGGTGTTGATACAGATGCTGAGATTCTTAGTTTATTCAAGGACGTAGAAACTCATCCAGATATTAAATATATTGAGGCAACTCTTGCCAAGGATGCATCAAAAACTCAGGATGAAGGTTTAATTGAAGTTTATAAAAGAATTCGTCCAGGTGATATGGCAACAGCTGAAAATGCTAAGTCACTTATTTTTGCGATGTTTTTCAATTTTGACAGATATGATTTTGCTAATGTAGGAAGATACAAATTAAACCAAAGATTTAATACAGAATATCCTTTAACTGAAGAACACCGATTCCTTAAAATTGAGGACGTAGTAAATGTTATTAAAGAAATTGTTAGATTAAATATTACCCAGGATCCAGCTGATGATATCGATCATTTAGGAAATAGAAGAATTCGAGCTATTGGCGAATTGATTCAGAACAAGTTTAGAGTTGGTCTTGCTCGAATGGAAAGAATTGTTAAGGATAGAATGAGTACAATGGATCCTACAACTTTGACATCTTCAAAGTTGATTAATGCTCGGCCTGTTATTGGAGTAGTTCGAGAGTTTTTTATGTCTTCTCAGTTGTCTCAGTTCATGGACCAAACTAATCCTTTGGCTGAATTGGAACATAAGCGTCGAATCTCTGCTATGGGACCAGGTGGTTTATCTCGTGAACGTGCTGGATTTGAAGTTCGTGATGTGCATACCACTCATTATGGTAGAATTTGTCCAATTGAAACGCCAGAAGGTCCAAATATTGGGTTAGTTGGTCATTTAGCTTCACATGCCCGTGTTAATAATTATGGTTTTATTGAAACCCCATATTTAAAAGTTAAACATAAGGTAACTAAAGACTTAAAAGATCCAAAGACTGGTGATGTTTTATTCAAAAAGGGGCAGGATGTAACTGGTTTGTCTTTGGAGCAAAGTTCAATCCCAACCAATGAAATAAGAGATAATGTTGAAACTCGATTAACTGATAAAGTTGAATATTTAAATGCATTAAAAGAAGAAAAAACAATTACTACTTCATTTACTTCTGCCGTCGATAAAAATGGTAGATTTGAGAATGAGAAACTTGACACTCGGCATTTTGGGAAGCCAACAATTGATTATACGTATAATATTGATTACATGGATGTGTCTTCTAATCAGATTGTGAGCGTAGCTACTTCTTTAATTCCCTTTTTAGAACATGATGATGCTGTACGTGCATTGATGGGATCAAACATGCAACGTCAAGCGGTTCCTTGTGTTAAACCTCAATCACCTATTGTCGGTACAGGTATGGAGAGTGTTGCTGCTCGTGATTCTGGTCATGTGGTTTTGGCCGAAGCTGATGGTGAGGTAACTGCAGTTCAGGGAGATAAGGTTGAGATGTTAACTAAGAAAGGCGAAGTAAAAGTATACAACTTGAATAAATTTGTATGTTCCAATGCCTCAACAAGTATAAATCAACGACCGATTTGTGATGTTGGAGATAAAGTAAAAAAGGGCCAAGTTTTGGCGGATGGTCCAGCTATTCAGAATGGAGAATTAGCACTTGGGCAGAATGCACTAGTTGCTTATATGGCATGGGGTGGCTATAACTATGAGGATGCGATCATTGTTTCAGAGAACATGGTACGTGATGATCGTTTTTCTTCAGTACATATTGAAAATTATACAATTGATGTCCGTGATACTAAACTAGGTTCAGAAATGGTCACTGCTGACATCCCAAATATTAGTGAAGAAAAATTAAAAAATCTTGACGCTGAAGGTGTTGTCCGGATTGGAGCAACTGTTAAGTCCGGTGATATTTTAGTAGGAAAAATT
This region of Candidatus Falkowbacteria bacterium genomic DNA includes:
- a CDS encoding ribosome-binding factor A; its protein translation is MDRMLQVNAMLQKALGEIISQKIETPFDLLITVSLVKCGSDLKTASAFVSILPFDKSKEGLAFLINHRHEIRGLLGKHIHLKFTPTLTFKIDDREQFTDDMYSKLDEISEK
- a CDS encoding UDP-N-acetylmuramoyl-L-alanyl-D-glutamate--2,6-diaminopimelate ligase, whose product is MKSLIKKFIPKNLLSWYHKGLALLSALVYGYPSNKMTVIGVTGTNGKSTTVALISKVLEIGGFKVGATSTVGFKIADKEWLNDKKMTMLGRFKLQSLLHEMVKAGCQYAVIEVSSEGIKQSRHLGINFDYAIFTNLTPEHLESHGGFENYRRAKGELFEHLTRKKRKKEKKKKISIVNLDDKHAEFFMKFKADKKFGFSIKNKNADLVAENIQVTTSGTSFQVKDVQINLKLIGAFNVENALPAIAIAQQEGIKLEKIKQGLESVQVVPGRMESIDEGQNFSVIVDYAPEPASMGKLYITIDVLRQAQHDNRVIHVLGSCGGGRDKARRPILGKMAGEKADIVIITNEDPYDDDPMQIINDVAVGSIEAGKIIDKDLFKILDRKQAIEKALSMAKENDLVLVTGKGSEQRMAVAGGKYVEWDDRAVIRKILHSN
- a CDS encoding DNA-directed RNA polymerase subunit beta, encoding MSKNIEPRKYFSDFYKFDLPDLIEIQKNSYDWFMQQGLRELLHELSPIIDISDKGLQLSFDDYYLDEPKFDEVTCKEKNVTYEAPLRVKVSLHNTKTKKKDAQEIFLGDFPLMTDRGTFIVNGIERVVVSQIIRSAGVFFTSNFVREKNRVFYGAKIIPNRGAWLEFETDANNVVWVKIDRKRKVAATSLLRAFGVDTDAEILSLFKDVETHPDIKYIEATLAKDASKTQDEGLIEVYKRIRPGDMATAENAKSLIFAMFFNFDRYDFANVGRYKLNQRFNTEYPLTEEHRFLKIEDVVNVIKEIVRLNITQDPADDIDHLGNRRIRAIGELIQNKFRVGLARMERIVKDRMSTMDPTTLTSSKLINARPVIGVVREFFMSSQLSQFMDQTNPLAELEHKRRISAMGPGGLSRERAGFEVRDVHTTHYGRICPIETPEGPNIGLVGHLASHARVNNYGFIETPYLKVKHKVTKDLKDPKTGDVLFKKGQDVTGLSLEQSSIPTNEIRDNVETRLTDKVEYLNALKEEKTITTSFTSAVDKNGRFENEKLDTRHFGKPTIDYTYNIDYMDVSSNQIVSVATSLIPFLEHDDAVRALMGSNMQRQAVPCVKPQSPIVGTGMESVAARDSGHVVLAEADGEVTAVQGDKVEMLTKKGEVKVYNLNKFVCSNASTSINQRPICDVGDKVKKGQVLADGPAIQNGELALGQNALVAYMAWGGYNYEDAIIVSENMVRDDRFSSVHIENYTIDVRDTKLGSEMVTADIPNISEEKLKNLDAEGVVRIGATVKSGDILVGKITPKGETELSAEEKLLKAIFGEKARDVRDTSLRLEHGEHGKVVDIKIFSQENGDKLSPGIIKSIQITIANLRKIQVGDKLAGRHGNKGVISKIVPLEDLPFMEDGTPVDVILTPLGIASRMNLGQILETHLGLAADKLGYKAATPVLNGIHEDQIKEELVKAGFPEDGQLTLYNGQTGEQFENKVTVGYNYIIKLNHMVEDKIHQRSIGPYSLITQQPLGGKAQFGGQRFGEMEVWALEGYGCAHTLQEILTIKSDDVLGRAKAYESIIKGEPIKRLNVPESFNVLVRELKGLCLDVELLKDGKRIKVDEKDFEDKKTKK